From the genome of Streptomyces spinoverrucosus:
TCCCACAGGGCCGACTCGACCAGGGCCTCCGGCGTCGCCTTGCCGTACTTCTGCAGCAGGCGCCGGTCCAGGGAGCCGGCGTTCACGCCGATGCGGATCGGGGTGCCGTGCTCCTTGGCGGCCTTGGCGATCTCCTTGACCTTGTCGTCGAACTGCTTGATGTTGCCGGGGTTCACCCGGACCGCGGCGCAGCCCGCCTCGATCGCGGCGAAGACGTACTTCGGCTGGAAGTGGATGTCGGCGATGACGGGGATCTGCGACTTGCGGGCGATGGTCGCGAGGGCGTCGGCGTCGTCCTGGGTGGGGCAGGCCACACGGACGATCTGGCAGCCGGAGGCGGTCAGCTCGGCGATCTGCTGGAGGGTGGCGCCGACGTCCGACGTACGGGTCGTGGTCATGGACTGGACCGAGACCGGCGCGTCCCCGCCCACCGGCACCGAGCCGACCTGGATCTGCCGGCTCTTCCGGCGCTCGGCGAGCTTGGTCGGAACGGACGGCATGCCGAGAGAAATCGCAGTCATCTGCTGTGCAACCCCAAGTCGTGGATCAAGGTCCGGTCCCGTCAGCAGCGGGCTCCAGGCTTCGAGATTACGGCACGGGCCTGTGCGTCAGCACATCCCGCCCGGTAAACCCACTCGATGGAAGACGGCCCGGCATACACGATGCCGGGCCGTCGCCAACTCCGTATGACTAGGAGATTCTCACCGGGTTAACCACGTCGGCGATGAGCACCAGGATCGTGAAGCAGATGAAGATCCCGGCCACCACGTAGGCGACGGGCATCAGCTTCGCCACGTCGAAGGGGCCCGGGTCGGGCCGGCGCAGCACCTTCGCCACGTTCCGCCGCAGCGACTCCCACAGCGCGCCCGCGATGTGGCCGCCGTCGAGCGGCAGCAGCGGGAGCATGTTGAACAGGAACAGGGAGAGGTTGAAACCGGCCACCAGCATCAGAGCCATCGCCAGCTGCTGGGTGGGCGGGATGTCGAGGGTGAAGATCTCGCCGCCGACGCGGGCCGCGCCGACCACGCCCATCGGGGAGTCGGGTTCGCGCTCGGCGCCGTCGAAGGCGGCGTTCCACAGGGCCGGGATCTTGCCGGGCAGTGCGGCGAGGGAGTCGACGGCCTCACCGACGCGGTCGCCCATCCACACCAGGGACTCGTCGAAGTCCTGCCGGACGATGCCGGTGGCGGCGCTGAAGCCGAGGAAGCCGGCGTTGACGTACTCGCCCTGGACGATCTGGCCGCCGGAGTCCTTCTTGGCGACCTGGTTGGTGGCGATCTTCGCGTGCAGGGTGACTTCCTCGCCCTTGCGGTCGACGACGATCGGCACCTCCTTGCCGGGGTTGGCGCGGATCAGGTCGGAGAGTTCGTTCCACTCGTCGGTCCTGACGCCGTTGAAGGCGACGATCCTGTCGCCGGCCTTCAGGCCTGCCGCGGCGGCCGGGGAGGGCTGGTCGGCCGAGGTGCACTTGTCGCGGTTCTCGCTCTGGGCGATCACGCACTGGGAGACCGAGCTGACCGTGGTGGTCTGCTGGGAGATGCCGAAGCCCATCAGCACGATGAGGAAGAGGGCGACCGCCAGGATCAGGTTCATGAACGGGCCCGCGAACATCACGATGACCCGCTTCCACGGCTTGCGCGTGTAGAACATGCGGGTCTCGTCGCCGGGGCGCAGCTCCTCGAAGGCGGCCGAGCGGGCGTCCTCGATCATGCCGCGCCAGGGCGAGGTCGAGCGGGCCTCCACGCGGCCGTCGGGGCCGGGCGGGAACATGCCGATCATGCGGATGTAGCCGCCGAGCGGGATGGCCTTGATGCCGTACTCGGTCTCGCCCTTGGTGCGCGAGAACAGCGTCGGGCCGAAGCCGACCATGTACTGCGGGACGCGGATGCCGAAGAGCTTGGCGGTGGACAGATGCCCCAGCTCGTGCCACGCGATCGAGATCAGCAGGCCGACCGCGAAGACGACTATGCCGAGGATCATCATCAGGGTCGTCATGCACGCGCCTCCGCGGTGGCTGTCTGTGCCGTATGTCCGGTCTGTGCCGTCAGTTCACGGGCCCGCGCGCGGGCCCAGGTCTCCGCTTCGAGGACGTCCGACACGGTGAGTGAGGTTCCCGTGCCGGGAGTGCCGTGTTCGTCGACGACCCGGGTGACCGTCTCCATGATCCCGTTGAACGGCAGCGTGCCCTGGAGGAACGCGTCCACGCACTCCTCGTTGGCGGCATTGAACACCGCCGGAGCGGTGCCCGCGAGCTCTCCGACGTGCCGGGCGAGGCCGACCGACGGGAAGGCGTCGGTGTCGAGGGGGAAGAACTCCCAGGTCGACGCCGTGCTCCAGTCGAAGGCGGGTGCCGCGTCGGGGACGCGTTCGGGCCAGCCGAGGCCGATGGCGATGGGCCCGCGCATGTCCGGGGGCGTCGCCTGGGCGATCGTGGATCCGTCCGTGAACTCAACCATCGAGTGGACATACGACTGCGGATGCACGACCACCTCAATGCGTTCGAAGGGAATGTCGTACAGCAGGTGTGCCTCGATGACCTCCAGGCCCTTGTTGACGAGGGTCGCGGAGTTGATCGTGATCACTGGTCCCATGGCCCAGGTGGGGTGGGCGAGGGCGTCCTCGACGGTGACGTTCGACAGCTCCGCCTTCGTCCGGCCGCGGAAGGGGCCGCCGGACGCGGTGACGACGAGTTTGCGCACGTCCGCGCGGGTGCCCGCGGCGAGCGACTGGAAGAGCGCCGCATGCTCGGAGTCGACCGGGATGATCTGGCCGGGCTCGGCGAGCGCCTTGACCAGCGGGCCGCCCACGATGAGCGACTCCTTGTTGGCGAGCGCGAGGGTGCGGCCCGCCTCCAGGGCGGCGAGGGTCGGGGCGAGGCCGATGGAGCCCGTGATGCCGTTCAGCACGGTGTGGCAGTCGGAGGCGGCGAGCTGGGTGGCCGCGTCCGGTCCGGCGAGGATCTCGGGGAGCGGCTCTCCCGCGTCGTACTGCGCGCTCAGCGCCTCCCGCAGCGCCGGGACGACGTCCTCGCGG
Proteins encoded in this window:
- a CDS encoding M50 family metallopeptidase, which gives rise to MMILGIVVFAVGLLISIAWHELGHLSTAKLFGIRVPQYMVGFGPTLFSRTKGETEYGIKAIPLGGYIRMIGMFPPGPDGRVEARSTSPWRGMIEDARSAAFEELRPGDETRMFYTRKPWKRVIVMFAGPFMNLILAVALFLIVLMGFGISQQTTTVSSVSQCVIAQSENRDKCTSADQPSPAAAAGLKAGDRIVAFNGVRTDEWNELSDLIRANPGKEVPIVVDRKGEEVTLHAKIATNQVAKKDSGGQIVQGEYVNAGFLGFSAATGIVRQDFDESLVWMGDRVGEAVDSLAALPGKIPALWNAAFDGAEREPDSPMGVVGAARVGGEIFTLDIPPTQQLAMALMLVAGFNLSLFLFNMLPLLPLDGGHIAGALWESLRRNVAKVLRRPDPGPFDVAKLMPVAYVVAGIFICFTILVLIADVVNPVRIS
- the dxr gene encoding 1-deoxy-D-xylulose-5-phosphate reductoisomerase: MSDSPAPRGPRALADPHLVYDPVPGNGPKDVVILGSTGSIGTQAIDLVLRNPDRFRVTGLSANGGRVGLLAEQAYRLRVPTVAVAREDVVPALREALSAQYDAGEPLPEILAGPDAATQLAASDCHTVLNGITGSIGLAPTLAALEAGRTLALANKESLIVGGPLVKALAEPGQIIPVDSEHAALFQSLAAGTRADVRKLVVTASGGPFRGRTKAELSNVTVEDALAHPTWAMGPVITINSATLVNKGLEVIEAHLLYDIPFERIEVVVHPQSYVHSMVEFTDGSTIAQATPPDMRGPIAIGLGWPERVPDAAPAFDWSTASTWEFFPLDTDAFPSVGLARHVGELAGTAPAVFNAANEECVDAFLQGTLPFNGIMETVTRVVDEHGTPGTGTSLTVSDVLEAETWARARARELTAQTGHTAQTATAEARA